The stretch of DNA CACCAGGTTGTGCAGGCCGGCCGAAGCGCTGCCCATCGCCTGACCCAGGACACCCGAACTGGCCAGGTTTCGGGCAGCGCTGAGGACGCCGAGGCCCATGGCGTTCATGGCCCCGGCGGAGGAGACGAGGTTGGCGCGCAGGACGGGCAGTACGGACGTGGCTGTCGAGGCGAGGGCCCCCGCCAGGCCGAGGAACAGGCGCTGCTGCACGTCCAGCTGGAGGCTGTGCCAGGCCGGTTTGAGGGCGATGACCTCGCGCACGAATGCTTGTGCGGATGGGGCCAGCTTCGACATCGCCGACGCAAGGGCATTCGCGGCCCCGGCGCTGCTGACCATGGACTGCTTGAGTGCTTCCTGGGCCTTCTGGATCGACTCCAGGCCCTGGGCTGCGGTGCGGGCCATGGCCTGCTGTGCGAGCTGCACAGCCTGGACCTGGTCCCGGATGTTCTGCTGGCTCTTGGCGACCTGGGACTGTGCGGAGACCACTGCGGCCGAGCCGTTCACCCCGGCCTTGTTCGCCGCCGCGGTGTCCGACTGGAGCCGCTGGACCGTGATGCCCTGCTCTTTCAGGTGCTGCTGGGCTTGGTCGTAGGCGAGCTGGTCCTTCTGGATCTGCTCGGCGGTGACCGCGCCGCCCTTCATCCGGTCGGCGTTGAGCTGGGCGAGCGCGTCCTGGACGTCCAGGACGGCCTGACGCTGGGCCTGCTGGGCGTCGATCAGGTTGTTGTTCTGGTCCTGGAGATCGCGCGCGGCCTGCACACGGGCGGCGTTGAGGGCCTTCTGCGCTTGCGTCGCCTGGATCTGGGCATCGGTCAGGGCGCGTTCGGCGCTGGTGACCGTGCGCGCCGCGGCGGCGTTGGCGACCGCGGCCTGCGCGGTGGCGTCCCGGACGGCGCGCTGGGCGTCCGCGAGCTTCTGGGCGGAGTTGGCCGCAGCTCCAGCGGAACTGGCGGTGGTGGAGAAGGCAGCCTTGAGTGCCGAGCCGATACCAGCCGAGCCGATCTTGAGGGCAGCCCCGGCCTGAGCGACCGCGAGCAGGGCCGTCGCCGCGACGGAGGCCGCGGGCACCATGTTGACCAGCGCACCGATCAACCCCGCCACGGCGGGCACGATGGAGCCGAAGGAGCCGGCCATCATGCCCGCCTGCGAGGCCACCCCGCCGATGGTGCTGGCGAGCTGCCCCATGCCGGTTGCAGCCTGGCTCGCTCCCCCGCTCTCGCCGAGCGCATCCTCCTCATGACGGACGGCAGCCAGGGCAGCGATGGCCGAGGGGGCGTTCGAGTCGATGTGAATGTTGGCGCGAGCGTGGTCAAGGTCGGCGACCGCGCGCCGAGCCGTCTCCAGAGTGACCAGCGCGTCGGCCGCGTTGGTCTGGATCGCGATGTCCGGGTGCGAGTCAACCAGGGACTGGAGCCCGGCGCGGATCTCCGTGATCTCCCGGTCCACGCCCTCCACCGGGGCATCGACATCGATCGTGGCCGACAGGAGCCGGATCCGATCCACCAGCCGGGCCACATCGGCATCCGCCGGGCGGCTGTCGGCGTCGACCGCAATCTGCGGGTGCAGATCCGCCAGCGACGCATCCAAGTTGGTGCGGATGCCGGCGCCGATAGCCTGCCCGATCTGGGCCGACTGCCGAATCACGTCGCCCTGCGTGTTCCGCAGGGTCCCGTTGATGTCGCGCCGGAGTCCGGCGACCGCCAGCTCTGCCCGGGTGATGCCGGCGGCGGCCCCGGAGTCGTCCAGGTCGAACGTGGCCACCAACTCGCCAACGGTCATCGCCATGGCTGGCCCCTAGACGTTTCGGGGCGGCCAGGCGGCGCCCTCGGGCTTGCGGCCCTGCTGGTTGGCGTTCTCATGCCCGGCGTAGTCCAGCGCGTCCCACTCGGCCGTGGTGAGCGTCAGCGGCGCCGCGAGCTGCGGCAGCTCGGCTATGGCGCGGCGGACGATGGCCTGTCCGGCGGTCAGCTCCTGGGCCAGCTCCCCGATGTCGGCGGGCATCGTCAGGCCCGCTGCGGCGAATGCAGCGGCAGCGACCAGGACGGCAGGGCGCACAGCGGTCAGCGGGTGCGGCTGGTCGGCGAGGTGGAGCACGTTGACGTTGCTGTGCACGCCGTGGCGTACCCGCGCCAGGCCGGGCACGCCAGCCTCGTTGAGTTCTCCCTCGATGTCGCGCAGGGCGAAGCCGACTTCGCGGATCCGGTCGTGCCGCTCGGCTGCCAGACGGCCCAGGTGGCTAATGGCGTCGGCTGCCGCGGTGAAGGCGTCGACCAAATCGTCTGTGGGCTCGGCGGCGAGCTTGCGGGCGCGCTCTGCCTGCTCGGCGGTCCGGGCGTGCAGATCGGCCTCAAGCGCCGCAGTCAGGCGCCGCTCGGCGGCGGTGATCCGCAGGGCAGCGAAGCGCGCCGTCTCGTGTGCACTGGCGAGCTGCTGGGGGGTGATGTCGTCCTGGCCGGCGCGCACGCGCTCTTCGAGAGCGGCGGCCAGCTGCTCGGCGTCGGCCTTCTCGGCGCGGGCTGTGGCGATGCCCTGGCGGGCCTGCTGCGGGGTGAGGACGTCGGCGACCGGGGTGCTCAGGGTGATGGTCACTGGGCACCGCCAGCGGCGCGGGCACCGGTCAGGGCGCGGTGCTGGACCAGCTGCCGGCGCATCGGCGGGAGCGCGTCCCACGCGGGGCCGCCGAACAGGGCGGCGTCGGCCTTGATGCCAGCCTCGAAGGCGTCGATGTCGCCCTGGCGCGGATCGGCGACAGCGGCGGCGTAGGCGCCGATGGCAGCGTTCAGGGTGGGCCTGGTGGTGTCGGTCATGGTCGCCCGGCCCGTCAGTGGTAGTTGCGGGCGTTGGGGGCGAGGCCGTCCTGCATGGCGACCGCGGGCTGCACCACGTGCCTGGCCTGCGCGCGCAGGCTGGTGACGGCGGCCTGGTGCTCGGGCGGCGTGCCGTCGGGGGCGTCGATGACCGTGTAGCCGGCCGTCTCGAAGTAGGCGAGCTGTGCGGGGTCGGCGGTGTACGCGATGCCGTCGACCCACCACACGGTGTCGGGGTTGTCAGGCTGGCCGGGGCCATGGACCTTGGCCCCGGCCGGGGCGAGGATCTGCTTCATGGACTGCTCCGAGTCGGTAGCCGTCCAGGGACGCCGCGTTGATGAGCCAGGCCCATCCCGCGCGGCGACCGCTGACACGGCCGGTGGCGACCAGGCGGCGCACGTGGCGGGGTGTGCACTCCAGCAGCGCGGCAGCCTGATCAACGGTCAGTTCCACACTGGGCTGAGCTGATCCACTACTTCCGAACTCGGACATTGTGAGGAGAGCGTCCTGCCCGTCCAGGTACCGCACGTTGGCGTCGTGCAGGGCGAACAGCAGGCTGCGGGCGGCAGGTGACAGCTCGCCCCCATCGGCCCGTACGCGCACCGTCAGGCCGAGTTCCACCAGTCGCAGCACGTCCCCGGCAACGGCCGGCGGGACCAGCACGGCGCCGTCGGGCCGCATCAGCGACCCGAGAGCGACCGGCGGGCGACCGGTGGTTGTCACTCGGTCGCTCCGTCGGCCATCGCCTGGAGGACGAGCCGCCGCACCGCCGCGGCATACTGCATGCGCATGTCTGCCGCGCCCTCCCAGTCGAGCGGGATCGTGTTGTCGAGGATGTGGCGGACCAGGGCGCCGATGATGTGGCCGAGTTCCTCGAAGCCGTACTCGTCCAGGAGCGGCCCGACGTCGGTGATCCGGCCTTCGGCGCAGGTGGCCAGCAGGATCAGGGCCCGGGCATCCAGCTCGGCGGCAGTGAAGCCAGCCATCAGGCACGCTCCTGCGCCGCGAGCATCCTGACCGCAGAGGCGTTGCCCGCAGCGGCGGACCTGCGCAGCACCTTGTTCAGCTTCGCCTGCTCCTTGGAGAGCATCGCCCGGTTGCGCAGTGAGTTGTCGGCCGCCCGATCGGCCTCGACCGCCAGCCGGTCCATCTGCTCGGCCGCGGCCTGGACGATCGGTGCGATCTTCGCTGCGGTCTCCGGGTCGCGCAGGCCCTCGCGGGCGAGCCTGGCGAAGGCCTTCCGCATGCGCATGTTGGACCGGTCGAGCTGGGCACGCCCGGGGTAGCCCTTGTGACTTCGGGGGCTGAGCTGCTGGGGCAGCACGGTGGGTTCGATGCTGGCGGGGTCGATCATGGGGTTCTCCGTTCCTCGTACATGTACGTGCGTAGAGCCGAATTCACCGAGGCGACCGGTTGTCGGTCGCGGGATCAGTAGTGGCCTCGGCTGGGTCGTGGCTGGGCTCCAGGCGGCGACTGGGAGGGCGCTGGCGGCTGTCTGCTGGGACGGCTGGGGCCCAGGTGGTGGCCGGGCCCCAGAGCGCGGTCAGCGAGGCTTCTGACGGCGGCGGTCGTTGCCCTTGAGGGTGATGCGCGTGCTCATCTCGGCAAGGCGGGAGGAGACTCGTTCCCCGAGTCGCTCGCGCAGTACGTCCCCGGGGACGTTGCTGGTGAAGATCGTGGGGAGGCACTGCTCGTACCGGTGGTTGATCAGCCGGTAGAGGATTTCCTCGGTCCACTCCGTGTCCTTGGAGGCGCCGAGGTCGTCCAGCAGCAGCAGCGGGGTACTGGCGTACTCGCGGTACTTGGCTTCGCTGTCGCCGCCGGCGCTGGGGCGAAGAGCGGCATAGAGGTCCGCCTCGGTGGTGGCCTTCCACCTGGGTGCGCGCCGGGCCCCGGTGCTCATGACGGCGACGATGACGGCCTGGATGGTGGAGTAGGCCCGGTGGGTCTTGCCGGTACCAGTGGCGCCGAGGATGAGTTGTGAGCGCGTGTTCCGGGGATCCTTGGCGACCTGCTGCGCCCACTCGACTACATCGGCGTCGGTCACGCTGACGTTGTGGTACCTGGGGGGCACCTCGTGGGTGAACTGGGCGATGGCTTGGAGGGTTCGCTGCCTGACGGCCTGCTCGTGTGCGTAGCGGACGAACTCGGCCTCGGCGGGCAGCAGCTGGTCATAGCGGAGTTCGCCCTGGATGTAGTCGTCGATGCGGATGCGGGCTTCGACGTCGCCGGGGTAGTCGGCGGCGTGGATGTCGATTGAGATATGGGCCTGCGGGTTGGCGCTGAGTTCGGCCTCGGGCCTCTGGATGGTCATGTCAGATGTCCTTTTCGTAGGCGGATTGATCGATGGGATTGCGGTATGCCTGGTGGCTACTGGACGGCCGGGAAGGCTGGAGTTCGTCCTCGTAGCTGCCCTTGCGGAGCCAGGTCGCGGGATACGGCACGTAGCCGGACTGTCGACCTTCCGCTGTCCAGTGCTCGCGGTGCTTGATCGCTGCGGTGACGAGCTGCCCGCTGTCGACGCCGGCCTTGATGGCGGAGGCGTACGCCTTCCGCGCGTCAGCCTTGGCGGCCTTGCGGGGGTACTCCGCCCAGAAGGCGTCGAAGCCGTCCGAGACAGGTGCCGGTGCAGCAGCGCGAGGTGTCTCTCGCTCCGCCTGCGGCGGGGCAGCGAAGAGTGATGGCTCTTCTGGTGGTTCACCTGATGGTTGGGCTGGTGGTTCCGGCGCATCTGACGGCGTTACAGAACGCTGTTCAACGGCGTTACGTATCTCGTTAGACGGCGTTACTTCGGCGTCTGACGGCGTTACACCGTTACCCGTAACGCTGTTCAACGGCGTTTCAGTAACGCCATCCGACGGCGTTACCTGCCTGGCCCGGTGCCTACGGACGCGCTCGGCTGTAGCGGCGCGCCGCTTCTCCGTTTCATCGCTCAGCTGCTCCCAGTCAGCGGCCGGGCGCTTGCGCCTCAACGAGAGCGTCCAGTTCGTGCAGGAGTGTTTCGTCCCCATCGCGGTGATGAGCCCCGCCGCCTCCAGTCGTCCAAGGGCGTCCTGGACGGTGCGACGGTTGAAGCCGGTCTTGTATTGGATGCGCGGAACTGACGGGTACGAGTTGGTGCCGTCCACATGCGCGTGCTCGGCCAGAGCTGACAGCACGAAGCGCGCCGTGGTGTCGGGCCTGCCCTTCTCCGTGAGCAGCATGGGAGCGTCGTCCATGGCCCACTTCACGGCTTCGACACTCACGTGCCGCTCCTACCGCCGGGCAGCCCGAAGGCCCCGCCGCGGCGGGGTCCTCGGGTGGTTGTGCCGATCACAGGCGTTCCTCGGGGTGGTGGCTCGGTGGTGGGCTACGCCTCGGCGGCGAGTTGGGCGCGCAGCTGGTGCAGCACCTGGAGCTGCTGCTGAAAGTCGCCGATGAACTGGTCGAGCGCGGAGAGGTCGAACTCGTGGCCCTCACCGAGGTACTCCAGGACGGCCTTCGGCTCGGAGCCCCAGCTGCCGTAGGGCTCCTGCTGGATGCGGCCGGAGATGAGGACCTCGGTCATGCCGTCGGCGTTCGTGACGGTCACCTTGTGGGTGTCGCCCTGGTGGGTGATGTCGAGCGGGTGCATCGGGGCGTCCGCGTCGTGGTCGTGGGTGCAGAAGGACGCGCGGCACGGGACGGTGATCGATGTGCCGCCCCAGACCTTGATCTTGCAGACGCGGACGCGGGGGTTGGCGGCGATCTCGGCGGCTGCCTGCTGCCGGACCTCCCAGGTGTTGGCGATGCGCTTTGCCTCGGCGGCCTGCCGCTCGGCGTCGACCTCGGCAAGCAGGTCGTCCAGCACTCGCGCGGTGACCTGTGGCCGGCGGGTGGGCTCGGCAAGGGCGCGACGCAGCCCCTCGTTCATGTCGGGGTCGCTGTCGGTGGCGATCACGTTGAGGGTGGTCTTAAGCTGCACGGGAAGCTCCTTTCGACGGCGGCGCAACGGGTGTAGGGCCCGCGCCGCCGTTTCGGCTGTTCAGGGATGGATGGCGGGTGCTTCGGGCCCCTGCTCCGG from Streptomyces sp. 846.5 encodes:
- a CDS encoding ATP-binding protein, coding for MTIQRPEAELSANPQAHISIDIHAADYPGDVEARIRIDDYIQGELRYDQLLPAEAEFVRYAHEQAVRQRTLQAIAQFTHEVPPRYHNVSVTDADVVEWAQQVAKDPRNTRSQLILGATGTGKTHRAYSTIQAVIVAVMSTGARRAPRWKATTEADLYAALRPSAGGDSEAKYREYASTPLLLLDDLGASKDTEWTEEILYRLINHRYEQCLPTIFTSNVPGDVLRERLGERVSSRLAEMSTRITLKGNDRRRQKPR
- a CDS encoding helix-turn-helix domain-containing protein; this encodes MSVEAVKWAMDDAPMLLTEKGRPDTTARFVLSALAEHAHVDGTNSYPSVPRIQYKTGFNRRTVQDALGRLEAAGLITAMGTKHSCTNWTLSLRRKRPAADWEQLSDETEKRRAATAERVRRHRARQVTPSDGVTETPLNSVTGNGVTPSDAEVTPSNEIRNAVEQRSVTPSDAPEPPAQPSGEPPEEPSLFAAPPQAERETPRAAAPAPVSDGFDAFWAEYPRKAAKADARKAYASAIKAGVDSGQLVTAAIKHREHWTAEGRQSGYVPYPATWLRKGSYEDELQPSRPSSSHQAYRNPIDQSAYEKDI